From the Spiroplasma chrysopicola DF-1 genome, one window contains:
- a CDS encoding TraM recognition domain-containing protein, with translation MPMIPNFQGFVTVARSRDMFFLLILQDFLQLDQTYGQENRGIIHYNCNLSIYI, from the coding sequence ATACCTATGATTCCAAACTTTCAAGGATTTGTGACCGTCGCTCGAAGCCGAGACATGTTTTTCTTACTTATTTTACAAGATTTCTTACAATTAGATCAAACATATGGGCAAGAAAATCGGGGAATTATTCATTATAACTGTAACTTGAGTATTTATATTTAA
- a CDS encoding type IV secretory system conjugative DNA transfer family protein has protein sequence MAQIVGLNALKTGNNELGSILSNLDRDLQIYHDIGIKKIACKNDINLFNFTDKPKALFLIIPDEKTNHHILASLFALQLYKANVLVANSQPNKRLPRDIQFYLD, from the coding sequence ATGGCCCAAATAGTGGGTTTAAATGCCCTGAAAACAGGAAATAACGAACTGGGTTCTATTCTTTCAAATTTAGATCGTGACTTACAGATTTATCATGATATCGGAATTAAGAAAATTGCCTGTAAAAATGACATTAATCTATTTAATTTTACTGATAAACCAAAAGCATTATTTTTAATCATTCCTGACGAAAAAACTAATCACCACATTCTTGCCAGTTTATTTGCTTTGCAACTATACAAAGCAAATGTTTTAGTTGCAAATTCCCAACCTAACAAACGTTTGCCAAGAGATATCCAATTCTATTTAGATTAA
- a CDS encoding glycosyl hydrolase family 18 protein — translation MKTLLSLTGVFAFGATPIGTLLNNTNNINETEKSVLVGYWHNFDNAQSAQWTQEFAKYINLTDVPTEYNFVNISFMRSEQVGVLPDFTPLVASHPEMTQEQKNAFFVKEIDILHSRGQKVILSLGGADAHVDLKTADTQNFIDKIIELTDKYDFDGLDIDLEQAAINASDNEIVIPNALKYVKNYYQAQGKHFYITMAPEFPYLKTNAAFGDYIKYLESLEGYYDWINPQFYNQAGDGVNVQDEDRAELNLNLYWLAQNNVEYKAEFLYLISKYIVEGKDNFYQIDADKLVMGLPSNIDAANNGQVQTGDIAKATNYLKAKNIFVKGLMTWSVNWDKNTNYWFRDIYLNEFYQ, via the coding sequence ATGAAAACATTATTATCATTAACTGGAGTTTTTGCTTTTGGAGCAACTCCAATTGGAACTTTACTAAATAATACAAATAATATTAATGAAACAGAAAAATCAGTTCTAGTTGGTTACTGACATAATTTTGATAATGCACAATCAGCACAATGAACACAGGAATTTGCAAAATACATTAACTTAACAGATGTCCCAACAGAATATAACTTTGTTAATATCTCATTTATGCGTTCAGAACAAGTTGGGGTATTGCCTGATTTTACACCATTAGTTGCAAGTCACCCAGAAATGACGCAAGAACAAAAAAATGCTTTTTTTGTTAAAGAAATTGATATATTACATTCTCGTGGGCAAAAAGTTATTTTATCCTTAGGAGGAGCAGATGCTCATGTGGATTTAAAAACAGCTGATACTCAAAACTTTATTGATAAAATTATTGAATTAACTGATAAATACGATTTTGATGGATTAGACATTGATTTAGAACAAGCGGCCATCAATGCTAGTGATAACGAAATAGTTATTCCAAATGCTTTAAAATATGTTAAAAACTATTATCAAGCACAAGGAAAACATTTTTACATCACAATGGCCCCAGAATTTCCATACTTAAAAACTAATGCGGCTTTTGGTGATTACATTAAATATTTGGAATCACTTGAAGGATATTACGACTGAATCAATCCGCAGTTTTATAATCAAGCTGGTGATGGGGTTAATGTTCAAGATGAAGATCGTGCTGAATTAAACTTAAACTTATATTGACTAGCACAAAATAATGTTGAATATAAAGCAGAATTCTTATATTTAATTAGCAAATATATTGTTGAAGGAAAAGATAACTTCTATCAAATTGATGCTGATAAATTAGTGATGGGATTACCTTCAAATATTGATGCTGCTAATAACGGTCAGGTTCAAACTGGCGACATTGCAAAAGCAACAAATTACTTAAAAGCTAAAAACATTTTTGTCAAAGGATTAATGACTTGATCAGTAAACTGAGATAAAAATACTAACTACTGATTTAGAGATATTTACTTAAATGAATTTTACCAATAA